In one Streptomyces venezuelae genomic region, the following are encoded:
- a CDS encoding DUF3592 domain-containing protein: protein MEFMFYALPGIIAVGVLFMAAQVVRRSTQLSRAWNSGLTAEARCLRTYTTTSGSDDSVSTTLHHVYEFLTREGRSVRFEEEDGPATTVEGDIVTVHYTAESPEAATAHAPRPFAMAAGTVAMLCFLGLMLAFCVFFMTTVHSFFEADDMFTDMP from the coding sequence ATGGAGTTCATGTTCTACGCCCTGCCCGGAATCATCGCCGTAGGGGTGCTCTTCATGGCCGCTCAGGTGGTCAGGCGCTCCACCCAGCTGAGCCGGGCCTGGAACAGCGGTCTGACGGCGGAGGCGCGCTGCCTGCGCACGTACACGACGACCAGCGGCAGCGACGACAGCGTCTCCACGACCCTGCACCACGTCTACGAATTCCTCACCCGCGAGGGCCGCTCCGTCCGCTTCGAGGAGGAGGACGGCCCGGCGACGACCGTCGAGGGCGACATCGTCACCGTGCACTACACGGCCGAGAGCCCCGAAGCCGCCACCGCCCACGCGCCGCGCCCCTTCGCGATGGCGGCGGGCACGGTGGCGATGCTCTGCTTCCTCGGCCTGATGCTGGCGTTCTGCGTCTTCTTCATGACGACCGTGCACTCGTTCTTCGAGGCCGACGACATGTTCACCGACATGCCGTGA
- a CDS encoding AMP-binding protein has product MESTGATVAELVQARWGDHRTGLRHAGGELSHHQMAAGAAARAALLADLLPRHAAPHIGVLLDNTPEYPLWLSAAALAGTAVAGINPTRRGPELARDILHTDCAVLVTERAHLHLLDGLELPGVRLLVTDTDAYTHLLAPYADATPEIAPTVRPGSRMLLYFTSGSTGAPKAAICSQGRLAAAGRSLVAHFGVRADDTHYICMPMFHGNAVIADWAPALAAGAGVALRARFSASRFLSDVREFGATYFTYVGRAVQYVLATPERPDDRDNPLRVGFGTEAGAVDAARFEKRFGVRLVEGYGSSEGGAAIQRTPGTPLGAIGRQAPGDDLAVVDPDTRRECETARFSASGRLLNGEAAIGELVNRGPNPFEGYWRNDEAQAERRRDGWYWTGDLFYRDGDGYLYFAGRTDDRLRVDSENLAAAMIENILARYEGAAAVAVYAVPDPVAGDQVMAALAPPPDTPFDPLAFAEFLVTQPDLGTKMTPRFVRVVPRMPVTATNKVARGELRREGFRCADPVWWRPPGASVYEPLTPADTETLLGHYRAQGRDALLT; this is encoded by the coding sequence ATGGAGTCCACCGGAGCAACGGTCGCGGAACTCGTACAGGCGCGGTGGGGCGACCACCGCACCGGCCTGCGCCACGCGGGCGGTGAGCTGTCCCACCACCAGATGGCGGCGGGCGCGGCGGCCAGAGCCGCGCTCCTCGCCGACCTGCTGCCGCGCCACGCCGCACCGCACATCGGCGTTCTGCTCGACAACACCCCCGAGTACCCGCTCTGGCTGAGCGCGGCCGCCCTCGCGGGCACGGCCGTCGCGGGCATCAACCCCACCCGGCGCGGCCCGGAGCTGGCCCGCGACATCCTGCACACCGACTGCGCGGTCCTCGTGACGGAACGCGCCCACCTGCACCTGCTCGACGGCCTCGAACTCCCCGGCGTTCGCCTCCTGGTGACCGACACCGACGCCTACACGCACCTCCTCGCGCCCTACGCCGACGCCACCCCCGAGATCGCCCCCACCGTCCGCCCCGGCAGCCGCATGCTGCTCTACTTCACGTCCGGCTCGACCGGCGCACCCAAAGCGGCGATCTGCAGCCAGGGCAGGCTCGCCGCGGCCGGCCGTTCCCTGGTCGCGCACTTCGGCGTGCGCGCCGACGACACCCACTACATCTGCATGCCCATGTTCCACGGCAACGCGGTGATCGCCGACTGGGCCCCCGCGCTCGCCGCGGGCGCGGGTGTGGCGCTGCGGGCCCGCTTCTCCGCGTCCCGGTTCCTGTCCGATGTGCGGGAGTTCGGTGCCACGTACTTCACGTACGTCGGCCGCGCGGTCCAGTACGTCCTCGCCACGCCCGAGCGGCCCGACGACCGCGACAATCCGCTGCGGGTCGGCTTCGGCACCGAGGCGGGAGCGGTGGACGCGGCACGCTTCGAGAAGCGGTTCGGGGTGCGGCTCGTCGAGGGGTACGGATCCTCCGAGGGCGGCGCGGCGATCCAGCGCACCCCGGGCACGCCCCTGGGAGCGATCGGCCGGCAGGCACCCGGCGACGACCTCGCGGTCGTGGACCCGGACACGCGCCGGGAGTGCGAGACCGCCCGCTTCAGCGCGTCCGGCCGACTGCTGAACGGCGAGGCGGCGATAGGGGAGTTGGTGAACCGGGGGCCGAACCCCTTCGAGGGGTACTGGCGCAACGACGAGGCCCAGGCGGAACGCCGACGGGACGGCTGGTACTGGACGGGGGACCTCTTCTACCGCGACGGCGACGGCTACCTCTACTTCGCGGGACGCACGGACGACCGGCTGCGGGTGGACAGCGAGAACCTGGCGGCGGCGATGATCGAGAACATCCTCGCGCGGTACGAGGGGGCGGCGGCCGTGGCGGTGTACGCGGTGCCGGACCCGGTCGCGGGCGACCAGGTGATGGCGGCGCTCGCCCCGCCCCCCGACACCCCCTTCGACCCGCTCGCGTTCGCCGAATTCCTCGTCACACAGCCCGACTTGGGGACGAAGATGACACCACGTTTCGTGCGGGTGGTCCCGCGCATGCCGGTGACGGCGACGAACAAGGTCGCCCGGGGCGAACTGCGCCGCGAGGGCTTCCGCTGCGCCGACCCGGTCTGGTGGCGCCCGCCCGGCGCCTCCGTGTACGAACCCCTGACACCGGCGGACACGGAGACCCTGCTGGGCCACTACCGGGCCCAGGGCCGCGACGCCCTCCTGACGTAA
- a CDS encoding lytic polysaccharide monooxygenase, which produces MRNKKMYAAMVGLGTVGAFALSAGGASSHGYTDLPASRQINCAKGVVTNCGSIQWEPQSVEGPKGFPAGGPADGKICSAGIAGFDQLNSPKAPNGGAWPTTKVSGGQNYTFRWQFTARHRTTDFKYYITKQGWDDSKAVTRSALETTPFLNVPYNSQQPPATLSHSGTIPGGRSGHHVIVAVWTVADTANAFYACSDVQF; this is translated from the coding sequence ATGCGAAACAAGAAGATGTACGCGGCCATGGTCGGCCTCGGCACGGTCGGCGCGTTCGCGCTCTCCGCCGGGGGCGCGAGCAGCCACGGCTACACGGATCTGCCGGCCAGCCGGCAGATCAACTGTGCGAAAGGCGTGGTGACGAACTGCGGCTCCATCCAGTGGGAGCCACAGAGCGTCGAGGGGCCCAAGGGCTTCCCGGCCGGGGGTCCTGCCGACGGCAAGATCTGTTCGGCGGGCATCGCCGGATTCGACCAGCTCAACTCGCCCAAGGCGCCGAACGGCGGGGCCTGGCCGACGACGAAGGTGAGCGGCGGCCAGAACTACACGTTCCGCTGGCAGTTCACCGCGCGCCACCGCACCACGGACTTCAAGTACTACATCACCAAGCAGGGCTGGGACGACAGCAAGGCGGTGACCAGGTCCGCCCTGGAGACCACGCCGTTCCTCAATGTGCCGTACAACAGCCAGCAGCCGCCCGCGACCCTCTCGCACAGCGGCACGATCCCCGGTGGCCGCAGCGGGCACCACGTGATCGTCGCCGTCTGGACGGTCGCGGACACGGCGAACGCGTTCTACGCCTGCTCGGACGTCCAATTCTGA
- a CDS encoding IclR family transcriptional regulator — protein MALQHEVITPHRSVQSALRVLETVARHGTGVTATRIARDTGLPLDRLIPLLRMLSSEGYVEQLTDDGTRGAYVTGETLSRIGSTRDHAEALREKLQRTLDGLRDSIGAAVYISRYVDGEVRVTDFAAGPRTPAVNEWVDFRSSAHASAVGKSLLTQLDVNGRRDHLSRHKMARLTSRTITNEQVLLNRLASQPATVPVLDLQEYAVGTVCAAVPITAGSAVGCLALSLPVEHAHRLREAADTLNRGAAPVLLSLAI, from the coding sequence GTGGCGTTGCAGCACGAGGTGATCACGCCGCACCGCTCCGTCCAGAGCGCCCTGCGGGTCCTCGAGACCGTCGCACGGCACGGCACCGGAGTGACCGCCACCCGGATCGCCCGCGACACCGGACTGCCCCTCGACCGGCTGATCCCCCTCCTGCGCATGCTGTCCAGCGAGGGGTACGTCGAACAGCTCACGGACGACGGCACCCGCGGGGCGTACGTCACGGGTGAGACCCTCAGCAGGATCGGCTCGACCCGCGACCACGCGGAGGCGCTGCGCGAGAAGCTGCAGCGCACGCTGGACGGGCTGCGCGACTCCATCGGCGCCGCGGTCTACATCAGCCGGTACGTGGACGGCGAGGTCCGCGTCACCGACTTCGCGGCGGGCCCCCGCACCCCCGCGGTCAACGAATGGGTCGACTTCCGCTCCTCCGCCCACGCCAGCGCGGTCGGCAAGAGCCTGCTCACCCAGCTCGACGTGAACGGCCGCAGGGACCACCTCTCGCGCCACAAGATGGCCCGCCTCACCTCACGGACGATCACGAACGAGCAGGTCCTGCTCAACCGCCTCGCGTCGCAGCCCGCCACGGTCCCGGTCCTCGACCTCCAGGAGTACGCGGTCGGCACGGTCTGCGCGGCCGTCCCCATCACCGCGGGCTCCGCCGTCGGCTGCCTCGCCCTGTCCCTGCCGGTCGAGCACGCCCACCGGCTGCGGGAGGCCGCGGACACGCTCAACCGCGGGGCGGCGCCGGTGCTGCTCTCGCTCGCGATCTAG
- the ehuC gene encoding ectoine/hydroxyectoine ABC transporter permease subunit EhuC has translation MSSEFFGNWFLPGIWITVQVTFFSAALAFVIAFPIGVLRTSRLWIVRFLAGAYFEIFRSTSSLVFMFWIAFTVPPLFNISFQPMFAGVLALGITYGAYASEIVRGALAAVPPAQREAGIALNFTPLQRLRRIELPQAWPEMIPPFNNLLIELLKGTSLVSLIAVADMTFAGDLLRLVKNESAPIYTLLLALYFVFAFILTRGMRLLERHAKKRVGQTPEKTSLFGGLRSKSSIDVVSGTGGAK, from the coding sequence ATGTCGTCGGAGTTCTTCGGGAACTGGTTCCTGCCCGGCATCTGGATCACCGTCCAGGTCACGTTCTTCAGCGCGGCGCTCGCCTTCGTGATCGCGTTCCCGATCGGTGTGCTGCGCACGTCCCGGCTCTGGATCGTGCGCTTCCTCGCCGGGGCCTACTTCGAGATCTTCCGCAGCACGTCGTCGCTGGTCTTCATGTTCTGGATCGCGTTCACCGTGCCGCCGCTGTTCAACATCAGCTTCCAGCCGATGTTCGCGGGCGTCCTCGCGCTCGGCATCACCTACGGGGCGTACGCGTCGGAGATCGTGCGCGGCGCGCTCGCCGCGGTGCCGCCCGCGCAGCGCGAGGCGGGCATCGCCCTGAACTTCACCCCGCTGCAGCGGCTGCGCCGCATCGAACTGCCGCAGGCCTGGCCGGAGATGATCCCGCCGTTCAACAACCTGCTGATCGAGCTCCTGAAGGGCACCTCGCTGGTGTCCCTCATCGCGGTGGCCGACATGACCTTCGCCGGTGACCTGCTGCGGCTCGTCAAGAACGAGAGCGCGCCGATCTACACGCTGCTGCTCGCCCTGTACTTCGTCTTCGCGTTCATCCTCACGCGCGGCATGCGGCTCCTGGAGCGGCACGCCAAGAAGCGGGTGGGGCAGACGCCGGAGAAGACGAGCCTGTTCGGCGGGTTGCGCTCCAAGTCGTCGATCGACGTCGTCTCGGGCACGGGGGGTGCCAAGTGA
- a CDS encoding response regulator transcription factor: protein MRVILAEDSTLLREGLVRLLAEEGHEVLAAVGDADALLREVEAHAPDVVVTDIRMPPDHTDEGLRAAVRIRELRPEIGVVVLSQYVERNYAAQLLTSSAERVGYLLKDRVAQVEEFLDALERVHAGGAAIDPEVVRQLLIRTTHVDPLTRLTPRERTVLEALAEGHTNAAIGEKLHISLSAVEKNLNAIFDKLGLHRTTGYSRRVLAVLRYLES, encoded by the coding sequence GTGCGCGTAATCCTCGCCGAGGACTCGACCCTGCTGCGGGAGGGCCTGGTCCGGCTGCTCGCCGAGGAGGGCCACGAGGTCCTCGCCGCCGTGGGCGACGCCGACGCGCTCCTTCGCGAGGTCGAGGCGCACGCCCCCGACGTCGTCGTCACCGACATCCGGATGCCGCCCGACCACACCGACGAGGGCCTGCGCGCGGCGGTGCGCATCCGTGAACTGCGCCCGGAGATCGGCGTGGTCGTCCTCTCCCAGTACGTGGAGCGCAACTACGCGGCCCAGCTGCTCACTTCGAGCGCCGAGCGCGTCGGATACCTCCTCAAGGACCGGGTCGCCCAGGTCGAGGAGTTCCTGGACGCGTTGGAGCGGGTGCACGCGGGAGGCGCCGCCATCGACCCGGAAGTCGTACGGCAGTTGCTCATCCGCACCACCCACGTCGACCCGCTGACCCGCCTCACCCCGAGGGAGCGCACGGTCCTGGAGGCACTGGCCGAGGGCCACACCAACGCGGCCATCGGCGAGAAGCTGCACATCTCCCTGAGCGCGGTCGAGAAGAACCTCAACGCGATCTTCGACAAGCTGGGCCTGCACCGCACGACGGGATACAGCCGCCGGGTGCTCGCGGTGCTGCGGTACCTGGAGTCCTGA
- the ehuD gene encoding ectoine/hydroxyectoine ABC transporter permease subunit EhuD, whose amino-acid sequence MNWNWDHVDEFMPLFWDGVELTLKALLFGTLIAFSLGLVWAVAQRSEKKWIRWPVTVVTEFIRNTPLLVQLFFLFYVVPEWGPSMSPLTTGIVGLGLHYSTYTSEVYRAGIEGVPAGQWEAATALSLSKRRTWTSVILPQAVRRVIPALGNYVIVMLKESPQMAAIGALDMLGQAQNYSQTTFTFEAISVVGVAFIVIAYPASLLLRVLERRLVR is encoded by the coding sequence GTGAACTGGAACTGGGATCACGTCGACGAGTTCATGCCGCTCTTCTGGGACGGTGTGGAGCTCACACTGAAGGCGCTGCTCTTCGGCACCCTGATCGCCTTCTCCCTCGGTCTGGTCTGGGCGGTCGCCCAGCGTTCGGAGAAGAAGTGGATCCGCTGGCCGGTCACGGTGGTCACGGAGTTCATCCGGAACACCCCGCTCCTGGTGCAGCTGTTCTTCCTGTTCTACGTGGTGCCGGAGTGGGGGCCCTCGATGTCCCCGCTGACCACGGGCATCGTCGGGCTCGGCCTGCACTACTCGACGTACACCTCGGAGGTCTACCGGGCCGGCATCGAGGGCGTGCCGGCCGGGCAGTGGGAGGCGGCGACCGCGCTCAGCCTCTCCAAGCGGCGCACCTGGACGTCCGTGATCCTGCCGCAGGCGGTGCGCAGGGTGATCCCCGCACTCGGCAACTACGTGATCGTCATGCTGAAGGAGTCGCCGCAGATGGCCGCCATCGGCGCGCTCGACATGCTGGGCCAGGCCCAGAACTACAGCCAGACGACCTTCACCTTCGAGGCGATCAGCGTGGTCGGTGTCGCCTTCATCGTCATCGCCTACCCGGCCTCTCTTCTTCTGCGAGTTTTGGAGCGTCGCCTTGTCCGCTGA
- the ehuA gene encoding ectoine/hydroxyectoine ABC transporter ATP-binding protein EhuA: protein MSADSSTSQEIPNPAVDGSELIRFDKVVKRYGSNVVLDELDFSVASGKHVTLIGPSGSGKTTILRLLMTLVKPEQGTIKVGGKYLTHEEKNGKLVPAGEKHVREVRKNIGMVFQQFNLFPNMKVLRNITEAPVSVLGLSKDEAEERARELLDLVGLGDRCDAYPTQLSGGQQQRVAIARALAMRPQVLLLDEVTSALDPELVAGVLDVLRDIAHTTDITMLCVTHEMNFARDISDQVLMFDSGRVIESGTPEKIFTEPEHERTREFLSAVL from the coding sequence TTGTCCGCTGACAGCAGCACTTCCCAGGAAATCCCCAACCCCGCCGTCGACGGCAGCGAGCTGATCCGCTTCGACAAGGTCGTCAAGCGGTACGGCTCGAACGTCGTCCTCGACGAGCTGGACTTCTCCGTCGCCTCCGGCAAGCACGTGACGCTGATCGGGCCCTCCGGCTCCGGCAAGACCACGATCCTGCGGCTATTGATGACGCTGGTGAAGCCGGAGCAGGGCACGATCAAGGTGGGCGGCAAGTACCTCACCCACGAGGAGAAGAACGGCAAGCTCGTGCCCGCGGGCGAGAAGCACGTCCGCGAGGTCCGCAAGAACATCGGGATGGTGTTCCAGCAGTTCAACCTCTTCCCGAACATGAAGGTGCTGCGGAACATCACCGAGGCGCCCGTCTCCGTCCTCGGGCTCTCCAAGGACGAGGCCGAGGAGCGGGCCCGCGAGCTGCTCGACCTGGTGGGGCTCGGGGACCGCTGCGACGCGTACCCGACGCAGCTCTCCGGCGGCCAGCAGCAGCGGGTGGCCATCGCGCGGGCGCTGGCGATGCGCCCGCAGGTGCTGCTGCTCGACGAGGTGACGTCCGCGCTCGACCCCGAGCTGGTGGCGGGCGTCCTGGACGTGCTCCGCGACATCGCGCACACCACGGACATCACGATGCTGTGCGTGACGCACGAGATGAACTTCGCGCGGGACATCTCCGACCAGGTACTCATGTTCGACTCCGGCCGTGTCATCGAGTCCGGCACCCCGGAGAAGATCTTCACCGAGCCGGAGCACGAGCGCACGCGTGAATTCCTGAGTGCGGTGCTGTGA
- a CDS encoding sensor histidine kinase: protein MRVAGVLVGCLTALLGLLYFVVAGAALGAFLLWPRTRVRAHALLAAGARRLTALERGRRSLFFHDVFPEHRADDRQILRYLAARTYSGLLCAVVVGLVDFGAVLAGIFAVSLTTRSTMTWVDVVSQVVLGGTLLFLAVQGLRALTEQDARLARECFGPSERELLQRRIDELATSRAAVVHAVDVERRRVERDLHDGVQQRLVALAMLLGRARRGRTPERADALLEQAHKEAQEVLTELREVAWRVYPTALDGLGLREALGGVSERCAVPVRMEYDVPEPLPSAVETAAYFVVSEAVNNAAKHAAADEVSVCVRQRGSTLTVLVRDTGVGGADPAGSGLTGLGSRVAALDGTLRVDSPLGGPTTITAELPCA, encoded by the coding sequence ATGCGGGTCGCCGGGGTGCTCGTGGGGTGCCTGACCGCCCTGCTCGGGCTGCTGTACTTCGTCGTCGCGGGGGCGGCCCTCGGCGCGTTCCTGCTCTGGCCGCGCACCCGCGTCCGCGCCCATGCCCTGCTCGCGGCGGGCGCCCGCAGGCTCACCGCGCTGGAGCGCGGGCGCCGGTCCCTCTTCTTCCACGACGTGTTCCCCGAGCACCGCGCCGACGACCGGCAGATCCTGCGCTACCTCGCGGCCCGCACGTACTCCGGGCTGCTGTGCGCCGTCGTGGTCGGTCTCGTCGACTTCGGCGCCGTCCTCGCGGGGATCTTCGCGGTCTCCCTCACCACCCGCTCCACGATGACCTGGGTGGACGTGGTCAGTCAGGTCGTGCTCGGCGGCACCCTGCTCTTCCTCGCCGTGCAGGGGCTGCGCGCGCTGACCGAGCAGGACGCCCGGCTGGCCCGTGAGTGCTTCGGCCCCTCCGAGCGGGAACTCCTCCAGCGCCGCATCGACGAGCTGGCCACCAGCCGCGCCGCGGTCGTGCACGCGGTCGACGTGGAGCGGCGCCGCGTCGAGCGCGACCTGCACGACGGCGTCCAGCAGCGGCTCGTCGCCCTCGCCATGCTGCTCGGCCGGGCCCGCCGCGGCCGCACCCCCGAGCGGGCCGACGCCCTGCTCGAACAGGCACACAAGGAGGCGCAGGAGGTCCTCACCGAACTGCGCGAGGTGGCCTGGCGGGTCTACCCCACCGCGCTCGACGGCCTCGGGCTCCGCGAGGCGCTCGGCGGGGTGTCGGAGCGGTGCGCGGTGCCCGTGCGCATGGAGTACGACGTACCGGAGCCGCTGCCGTCCGCCGTCGAGACGGCCGCCTACTTCGTCGTGTCGGAGGCGGTGAACAACGCCGCCAAGCACGCGGCGGCCGACGAGGTCTCCGTGTGCGTACGGCAGCGGGGCTCGACGCTCACCGTCCTCGTCCGCGACACCGGCGTCGGCGGTGCGGACCCGGCAGGCAGCGGGCTCACCGGACTGGGCAGCCGGGTCGCCGCGCTCGACGGCACACTGCGTGTCGACAGCCCCCTCGGGGGACCCACCACGATCACCGCGGAGCTGCCGTGCGCGTAA
- a CDS encoding DedA family protein produces MDLMTLALPQEPAGGIAGWAADLVDTLGGPGAGLAIALENLFPPLPSEVILPLTGFAAGQGVISLASALFWTTLGSVVGAAALYGIGVVFGRERMHALWAKLPLVKPADLERTEAWFAKHGTKAVLFGRMVPIFRSLISVPAGVERMRLPVFLSLTALGSLVWNSVLVLAGYWLGDQWDAVETYVGLLSKAVLVLALGALAVYVAVRVRSRKGPGPAAEARHRRSS; encoded by the coding sequence ATGGACCTCATGACTCTCGCCCTCCCCCAGGAGCCGGCCGGCGGCATCGCGGGCTGGGCCGCGGACCTCGTGGACACCCTGGGCGGTCCCGGTGCGGGACTCGCCATCGCCCTGGAGAACCTCTTCCCGCCGCTGCCCAGCGAGGTGATCCTGCCGCTGACCGGCTTCGCCGCGGGGCAGGGCGTGATCAGCCTCGCCTCCGCGCTGTTCTGGACGACGCTCGGCTCGGTGGTCGGCGCCGCCGCCCTGTACGGGATCGGGGTGGTCTTCGGGCGCGAGCGCATGCACGCCCTGTGGGCGAAGCTGCCGCTGGTGAAGCCCGCCGACCTGGAGCGGACCGAGGCGTGGTTCGCCAAGCACGGCACCAAGGCGGTCCTGTTCGGACGGATGGTGCCGATCTTCCGCAGCCTGATCTCCGTACCGGCCGGTGTGGAGCGCATGCGGCTGCCGGTCTTCCTCTCCCTGACCGCGCTGGGCAGCCTGGTCTGGAACTCGGTGCTCGTCCTCGCCGGGTACTGGCTCGGCGACCAGTGGGACGCGGTCGAGACGTACGTGGGGCTGCTCTCCAAGGCCGTCCTGGTGCTGGCCCTCGGGGCCCTCGCGGTGTACGTGGCGGTGCGCGTGCGGTCGCGGAAGGGGCCGGGGCCCGCCGCCGAGGCCCGCCACCGCCGCTCTTCCTAG
- a CDS encoding DUF3830 family protein codes for MAERFIEVSLAKRGVQCTAKLLDDRAPVTCAAVWEALPLGSDVYHAKYARNEIYALFPAFADREPPLENPTVTPIPGDLCYFSFSGTELGTQAYGYEAGADVKAGTTVVDLALFYERNNLLLNGDVGWVPGIVWGQIVEGLDRMAEACNDLWRAGAQGETLSFKRA; via the coding sequence ATGGCAGAGCGATTCATCGAAGTCTCCCTCGCCAAGCGAGGGGTTCAGTGCACGGCGAAACTGCTCGACGACCGGGCTCCGGTGACCTGCGCGGCGGTGTGGGAGGCACTGCCGCTCGGCTCGGACGTCTACCACGCGAAGTACGCGCGCAACGAGATCTACGCCCTCTTCCCGGCCTTCGCGGACCGCGAGCCGCCCCTGGAGAATCCGACCGTCACACCCATCCCGGGAGATCTCTGTTATTTCTCCTTCTCCGGGACGGAACTGGGCACCCAGGCGTACGGCTACGAAGCGGGGGCCGACGTGAAGGCGGGCACCACCGTCGTCGACCTCGCCCTCTTCTACGAACGGAACAACCTGCTCCTCAACGGTGACGTGGGCTGGGTCCCCGGCATCGTCTGGGGCCAGATCGTCGAAGGCCTCGACCGGATGGCCGAGGCCTGCAACGACTTGTGGCGCGCGGGCGCGCAGGGGGAGACGCTGAGCTTCAAGCGCGCCTGA
- the ehuB gene encoding ectoine/hydroxyectoine ABC transporter substrate-binding protein EhuB — protein sequence MAPPLGNNEGFTGRAVRRRALLTGAGGAALGVLGASACSRVPDEGKVEGGDLLDRLRDSGTVRIGVAGEVPFGYIDENGEVTGEAPAIAKVIFPRLGVPKVKAVPTKFGALIPGLTQARQFDVVSAGMYINPTRCEQVLFSDPDYLMLDSFIVKKGNPHGIKGYEDIAKKGLKLASGTAYAEIDYAKAAGVKSVLVLPDQVAGMDAVAQGRVDAFAGTNVTVRTVIKNNARVEATKPFQPVVDGKPAYGAGGFAFRPSEKNLRDAFNKELHKLKESGELLRIVKPFGFTEAEMTDLTVEKLCPPAKGASS from the coding sequence ATGGCTCCACCACTTGGGAACAACGAGGGATTCACAGGCAGAGCGGTGCGCCGCCGCGCACTGCTCACCGGAGCGGGCGGGGCGGCTCTGGGCGTACTCGGGGCGTCGGCATGCAGCCGCGTACCCGACGAGGGGAAGGTTGAGGGGGGCGATCTGCTGGACCGCCTGCGCGACAGCGGCACGGTCAGGATCGGTGTCGCGGGCGAGGTCCCGTTCGGATACATCGACGAGAACGGCGAGGTCACGGGCGAGGCGCCGGCCATCGCCAAGGTCATCTTCCCCCGCCTCGGCGTACCCAAGGTCAAGGCGGTGCCCACGAAGTTCGGCGCGCTGATCCCCGGGCTCACACAGGCCCGGCAGTTCGACGTCGTCTCGGCGGGCATGTACATCAACCCGACGCGGTGCGAGCAGGTCCTCTTCTCCGACCCCGACTACCTCATGCTCGACTCCTTCATCGTGAAGAAGGGCAACCCCCACGGCATCAAGGGGTACGAGGACATCGCCAAGAAGGGCCTGAAGCTGGCGAGCGGCACGGCCTACGCCGAGATCGACTACGCCAAGGCGGCGGGCGTGAAGTCCGTGCTCGTCCTGCCCGACCAGGTCGCGGGCATGGACGCCGTGGCCCAGGGCCGCGTCGACGCGTTCGCCGGCACCAACGTCACCGTGCGCACGGTGATCAAGAACAACGCGCGGGTCGAGGCGACGAAGCCGTTCCAGCCCGTCGTCGACGGCAAGCCGGCCTACGGAGCGGGCGGCTTCGCCTTCCGTCCTTCCGAGAAGAACCTGCGGGACGCCTTCAACAAGGAGCTGCACAAGCTCAAGGAGAGCGGCGAACTGCTGCGGATCGTCAAGCCGTTCGGCTTCACCGAGGCCGAGATGACGGATCTGACCGTCGAGAAGCTGTGTCCCCCGGCGAAGGGCGCTTCCTCATGA
- a CDS encoding AAA family ATPase has protein sequence MENTDDVQNADDVENAGGAAATAAGAIGLAELAADAWRLTDGGVPRTVLGIAGPPGTGKSTLARALADRIGEGAAYLPLDGFHLSNGQLARLGLTARKGSEPSFDVAGYVALLRRVLEDPGHDIYVPDYDRTLNEPIAARHLVAPGARLVITEGNYLACDLPGWREARALMGECWYLDSPGEVRQQRLMERQLAGGRTPEQAAEWLATNDGPNGELVETSRRRCGRILSTIGMDMFN, from the coding sequence ATGGAGAACACCGATGACGTGCAGAACGCCGATGACGTGGAGAACGCGGGCGGGGCGGCCGCGACCGCGGCCGGGGCGATCGGGCTCGCGGAGCTCGCCGCCGACGCCTGGCGGCTGACGGACGGCGGCGTCCCGCGCACCGTCCTCGGCATCGCCGGCCCACCCGGCACCGGCAAGTCGACGCTCGCGCGGGCCCTGGCCGACCGGATCGGGGAGGGCGCCGCGTATCTGCCGCTGGACGGGTTCCACCTCTCCAACGGCCAGCTGGCGCGGCTCGGCCTCACCGCCCGCAAGGGCTCGGAGCCCAGTTTCGACGTGGCGGGATACGTCGCCCTGCTGCGCCGCGTACTCGAAGACCCGGGGCACGACATCTACGTACCCGATTACGACCGCACGCTGAACGAACCGATCGCGGCCCGCCACCTCGTCGCCCCGGGAGCCCGTCTCGTGATCACCGAGGGGAACTATCTCGCCTGCGATCTGCCCGGCTGGCGGGAGGCGCGGGCGCTGATGGGGGAGTGCTGGTACCTGGACTCACCTGGAGAGGTACGTCAACAGCGGCTCATGGAGCGTCAGTTGGCGGGCGGGCGGACGCCGGAGCAGGCCGCGGAGTGGCTCGCGACGAACGACGGGCCCAACGGTGAACTCGTGGAGACCTCGCGCCGACGATGCGGACGGATCCTCTCCACGATTGGTATGGACATGTTCAACTAA